From one Esox lucius isolate fEsoLuc1 chromosome 11, fEsoLuc1.pri, whole genome shotgun sequence genomic stretch:
- the hoxb4a gene encoding homeobox protein Hox-B4a has protein sequence MAMSSYLINSNYVDPKFPPCEEYSQNDYLPSHSPDYYSAQRQEPAFQHESIYHQRSGCADPPYTTCQGPGQPAVVMSPRGHVLPQAGLPTPLPEPSHHCDSVTPSPPPACGQNPLNQSPSTVSSRKDPVVYPWMKKVHVNIVNPNYTGVGEPKRSRTAYTRQQVLELEKEFHYNRYLTRRRRVEIAHTLCLSERQIKIWFQNRRMKWKKDHKLPNTKIRSNSNSNNTNSQSTGLALGSSQNRTSGPPASL, from the exons ATGGCCATGAGTTCCTATTTGATCAACTCCAACTATGTGGACCCCAAATTTCCACCCTGCGAGGAATATTCACAGAATGACTACCTACCCAGTCACTCTCCGGACTACTACAGCGCCCAGAGGCAAGAGCCAGCGTTTCAGCATGAGTCGATCTACCACCAGCGGTCGGGCTGCGCCGACCCTCCTTACACGACGTGCCAGGGTCCGGGGCAGCCCGCGGTGGTGATGTCTCCACGGGGTCACGTCCTCCCCCAAGCCGGACTCCCAACCCCTCTCCCGGAGCCTAGCCACCATTGCGACTCGGTAACTCCAAGCCCTCCACCCGCATGTGGCCAAAATCCCCTCAACCAAAGCCCGTCCACGGTCAGCTCTCGCAAGGATCCGGTGGTTTACCCCTGGATGAAAAAAGTCCACGTAAACATCG TGAATCCAAATTACACAGGGGTGGGTGAACCCAAGCGCTCGCGGACGGCCTACACGAGACAGCAAGTCCTGGAGCTGGAGAAGGAGTTCCACTATAACCGCTATCTGACCAGAAGACGCAGAGTGGAGATCGCGCacaccctgtgtctctctgagcGCCAGATCAAAATCTGGTTCCAGAACAGGCGGATGAAATGGAAGAAGGACCACAAGTTGCCCAATACCAAGATCCGGTCCAACAGTAACTCCAACAACACAAACTCGCAAAGCACCGGCCTTGCGCTGGGGAGCTCTCAGAACCGAACCAGCGGGCCTCCAGCGAGCCTATAG
- the hoxb6a gene encoding homeobox protein Hox-B6a translates to MSSYFVNSTFPVTLPGGQESFLGQIPLYSSGYTDPLRHYPGAAYGATSVQDKAYPSSYYQQANGAYGRATAAGACDYAAASFYREKDPACALASIEEHSLVLSQDHRKTDCSGQNKSIFGESEDQKPSAPVYPWMQRMNSCNGTFGNPGRRGRQTYTRYQTLELEKEFHFNRYLTRRRRIEIAHALCLTERQIKIWFQNRRMKWKKENKLINSSQTSGEEEEEKRTE, encoded by the exons ATGAGTTCCTATTTTGTAAACTCAACTTTCCCAGTGACTCTGCCCGGAGGACAGGAGTCTTTCTTGGGACAGATACCGTTATACTCCTCCGGATACACGGATCCTTTAAGACACTATCCCGGTGCTGCCTATGGAGCTACCAGCGTTCAAGACAAGGCGTACCCATCCTCGTATTATCAGCAGGCGAACGGTGCTTATGGCCGGGCCACCGCGGCCGGTGCATGCGACTACGCAGCAGCCAGCTTTTACAGGGAAAAGGACCCCGCCTGCGCCCTCGCGAGCATAGAGGAACATTCGCTCGTCCTGAGCCAAGATCATCGGAAGACGGACTGCTCGggacaaaataaaagcatatttGGGGAAAGCGAGGACCAGAAACCCTCGGCTCCGGTTTACCCATGGATGCAGAGGATGAATTCCTGTAACG GGACCTTCGGTAACCCCGGTCGCAGGGGTCGTCAGACGTACACCCGCTACCAGACGCTGGAGCTGGAGAAAGAGTTTCATTTTAACAGGTACCTGACCCGGAGGCGCCGTATCGAGATCGCGCACGCATTGTGCCTAACAGAACGCCAGATTAAAATTTGGTTCCAAAACCGAAGGATGAagtggaaaaaagaaaataaactgaTCAACTCCTCTCAGACCagcggagaggaggaggaagagaagaggacaGAATAA
- the hoxb5a gene encoding homeobox protein Hox-B5a codes for MSSYFVNSFSGRYPNGPDYQLLNYGTSSSAMNASYRDSGTMHSGSYGYNYNGMDLTVNRSTNTGHFGSVGDNSRGFQSPAPETRFRQPSSCSLASPEPLPCSNTESLGPKCSSPPSDQSATTGSNLTNNTHFTEIDEASASSETEEGTHRSSANPTARTQQKESTGTSTTTASSDGQAPQIFPWMRKLHISHDMTGPDGKRARTAYTRYQTLELEKEFHFNRYLTRRRRIEIAHALCLSERQIKIWFQNRRMKWKKDNKLKSMSLATAGSAFQP; via the exons ATGAGCTCTTACTTTGTAAACTCGTTCTCAGGGCGCTACCCAAATGGCCCCGACTATCAGTTACTAAATTATGGAACTAGCAGCAGCGCTATGAACGCCTCGTACAGGGACTCCGGCACCATGCATTCGGGCTCTTACGGCTACAACTACAATGGGATGGACCTGACCGTCAATCGTTCAACCAACACTGGTCACTTTGGCTCTGTTGGGGATAACTCCCGGGGTTTCCAGTCTCCGGCCCCTGAGACGCGGTTCAGGCAGCCGTCAAGCTGCTCGCTCGCGTCCCCGGAGCCGCTGCCATGCTCCAACACGGAGAGTCTGGGACCCAAATGCTCCTCGCCCCCTTCCGATCAGAGCGCAACGACGGGCAGTAACCTCACCAacaacacacatttcactgaaatAGACGAGGCGAGCGCTTCCTCCGAGACCGAGGAAGGCACCCATAGATCCAGCGCAAATCCCACTGCCCGGACGCAGCAGAAGGAGTCCACAGGAACCTCAACCACCACGGCGTCGAGCGATGGCCAAGCACCACAGATATTCCCCTGGATGCGGAAACTACACATTAGCCATG ATATGACTGGACCAGACGGCAAAAGGGCCCGAACAGCGTACACCCGCTATCAGACGCTAGAGTTGGAAAAAGAGTTCCATTTTAATAGGTACCTTACCCGGAGGAGGAGAATAGAGATAGCCCACGCGCTGTGCCTCTCAGAACGACAAATTAAGATCTGGTTCCAAAACCGAAGGATGAAATGGAAAAAGGACAATAAACTGAAGAGCATGAGTCTGGCTACTGCAGGTAGCGCTTTCCAGCCATAG